In Halichondria panicea chromosome 13, odHalPani1.1, whole genome shotgun sequence, one genomic interval encodes:
- the LOC135346745 gene encoding protein asteroid homolog 1-like, whose product MGVPKLKKFVSSSKGWDTIQVSGEVVIDGNSLCYNLNKQHEWKFGGDYKEFYETVTVYIRELKALGIEPYIVVDGMDHDNSKYQTYIARNEERINGIANSQSLGTAPRNIVRPLFIHTVFLDALRDLKTKFFIADGEADRDIASLANSLSCPVISEDSDFFIFNIEAGYIPLTGGDQQTRIDFQKPVKRFQYKEFDKSLKLNEEQRLFFPFILGNDFHKGVSRSSLQLTSRTPLHDISRKLAMLDFSNATLTRFVCPNPTSQMENIKLYYRGTARSFDDLASTSSLLELYPHTPEWIMQEYKNGRFMAPIMSLATCPTTKRWRHTIVVEDFSQQSAWKVTKIGRKFIIGALLGDQANKHQIVTTEIKPPPPDNSKLALVDTEVILAPKHTKILPVPLKDVPQMPVTVRKEIMYRVFHYTEPAESDIPEGLQLAMIAGRCWVRKVVCDNTHLIQSLVCCILTCYGHFQMIDRKDGCKLAQHEMLFFLHSYAQWQCLLHHVIAFNQVLSHPFPYTSPARLFSSSLLLHFYQQTSQVLQEKIDTLATSMLQIITESKYSTESLKDIELEPSQTKKRRTTY is encoded by the coding sequence ATGGGAGTACCCAAGTTGAAGAAGTTTGTGTCCAGTAGCAAAGGATGGGACACAATACAAGTGTCAGGCGAAGTAGTCATCGATGGCAACTCACTCTGCTATAATCTGAACAAACAGCATGAGTGGAAGTTTGGAGGTGATTACAAAGAGTTCTATGAAACGGTTACAGTGTACATTCGAGAGCTCAAGGCATTAGGAATAGAGCCGTACATTGTGGTGGATGGTATGGATCACGATAACAGCAAGTATCAGACGTACATAGCGAGAAACGAAGAGCGTATCAATGGAATTGCTAACAGCCAATCCCTAGGCACAGCACCACGCAACATTGTTCGTCCACTGTTCATACATACTGTGTTTCTTGATGCACTGAGAGACTTGAAGACAAAATTCTTCATAGCAGACGGAGAGGCAGATCGAGATATTGCATCACTTGCCAATAGTTTATCTTGCCCTGTTATCAGTGAAGATTCAGACTTCTTTATTTTCAACATTGAAGCTGGCTACATACCATTGACAGGTGGTGACCAACAAACACGAATTGATTTTCAAAAGCCAGTCAAACGATTTCAGTATAAAGAATTCGATAAAAGCTTAAAACTGAACGAAGAACAGCGGCTGTTCTTTCCTTTTATCCTAGgcaatgacttccataagGGTGTTTCACGGTCCTCACTGCAATTAACCTCACGCACACCACTCCACGACATCTCAAGAAAACTAGCAATGCTAGATTTCAGCAATGCAACTTTGACACGATTCGTTTGTCCGAACCCCACAAGCCAGATGGAAAATATCAAATTGTACTACAGAGGGACAGCTCGATCATTTGATGACCTTGCATCTACCAGTTCACTTCTGGAGTTGTATCCACACACCCCGGAGTGGATCATGCAGGAGTACAAGAATGGTAGGTTCATGGCTCCAATAATGAGTCTTGCAACTTGCCCTACTACAAAGCGGTGGCGACACACAATAGTAGTCGAAGATTTCAGTCAACAAAGCGCGTGGAAGGTTACAAAAATTGGAAGAAAATTTATCATTGGGGCTTTACTTGGTGACCAAGCAAACAAGCATCAGATAGTGACAACCGAAATTAAGCCACCACCACCTGACAACTCAAAACTTGCATTGGTGGACACCGAAGTCATCTTAGCTCCAAAGCACACCAAAATTCTACCTGTGCCACTAAAAGATGTTCCACAAATGCCAGTCACCGTTCGCAAAGAGATAATGTATCGTGTGTTTCACTATACAGAGCCTGCTGAGTCGGACATTCCTGAGGGGCTACAGTTAGCCATGATCGCAGGGCGCTGCTGGGTACGTAAAGTAGTTTGCGACAATACACACCTGATTCAGTCGCTCGTATGCTGTATTCTAACCTGCTATGGCCATTTTCAAATGATTGATCGAAAAGACGGATGTAAGCTAGCTCAACATGAGATGCTGTTTTTTCTACACTCCTATGCTCAGTGGCAGTGTCTACTACATCACGTTATCGCGTTTAACCAAGTTCTAAGCCACCCCTTTCCATACACAAGCCCTGCTAGGCTATTTTCTTCAAGTTTACTTCTACACTTCTACCAGCAGACCTCACAGGTCCTACAAGAAAAGATTGACACATTGGCAACGAGTATGCTACAAATAATTACAGAGAGCAAGTATTCTACTGAAAGTTTGAAAGATATTGAACTAGAGCCTTCGCAGACAAAGAAACGTCGCACTACATACTGA